The genomic window ATAATCGAATATAATTTAGGGATTAAAATGTACACTCCAAGAAAAGGAACTGCTCCATTAATTACAGATCAAGACAGACCTTTCGCCGGATATCTATTTGGTAAAGCCTTTGTAAATTATTTTTATAAAAACGAATCTTTTTTAAAAGCTGGCATAAGCTTGGGTATTATTGGACCCTCTTCTGGTGGCGGAAAGATTCAGAACTCTGTCCATAAATTATTAGGAATGTATGAAATTAAAGGATGGGAATATCAAATTCAAGACTTGTTGGCACTAAATGCTCATTTTCTGTTTTCAAAAAAAATATTTCGTATTTGTAGTGAGAGGATTGATCTGCAAGCGCTTACTGAAGTCAATTTAGGCACAGTTGAAACCAATGGCAGTATTGGGTTTATAAATAGATTGAGTATATTCCCAGTAAATAAAATCTACAATTCCGGACTTTTTGGAAGTCTTATTGATTCGAGAGCATTGAAAAAGAGTCAACGAATCTCCGAATTTTTTCTTTTTGTCAAGCCCATGATACATTATAGAATTTATGATGCCACCATCCAAGGGAGCATTTTTAATGATAAAAGTCCCGTTACATTTGGGATAGAGCCAATATTGTACTCTTTGGAAACCGGTGTGATTTTTCAGTTATATCGGGTAAATTTAAAATACTCGGTTACTTTTAATGGAATTGAGGTTTTAAATGATAAGGTAAAGCGTCAGACTTATGGAAGTATTGATATTTCATATATTTTTTAAACTGTAATGATATTTTAATTAAAATATAATCCTTATCACAAATGAAAACTAAATTCTTACTTATAATACTGTTTTTTACTATAATCGCTCAGAATCTGTATTCTCAGAAACTATTCACACGAGAAATTGGAATTCAGAGCGATAATGATACTTATGTTTCCTTATCAGAAGACAAATATTATACTAACGGTTTAATGTTTTTTTATCGATTTATTCCTAAAAAAGTGAATCCTGAAATCACTAAACAGGTGATTGAATTCCGAATTGGGAACAAAATGTACACTCCGTCATCGGCCAACAAACCGAATCCTGAAGACCACGATCGCCCATTTGCCGGTTATACATTTGCACAAGCGCAGATAAGCAAATTTTACAAGAACGAATCTATGTTTAGATACGGTGCACAAATTGGAATAATGGGGCCGGCAAGCGGTGTTGGAGCATTTCAAGAACTCATGCATAATTTTATTGGCTGGTACAGTGTTAAAGGATGGGAACATCAAATTACCAATACCATTGGCTTAAACGTTAATGTAATGTATTCAATGAAATTAACTAATTACCTGAGCAAGCAAGCCGATATCAATCTTTACTCTCTTGCAAATATTGGAACAATTCAAACGAATATTGCTTTCGGATTCTGGAACAGAATTAGTATTCTTCAATTAAATAAAACATTCGAATCAAACATTTTTGGTGCCTCAATTGTTCAAGACAGAAAAATCAAATCAGAAAGAAAATCTGATTTCTTTTTCTTCTTTAAACCACAGGTAGAATATCACCTTTATGACGCTAGTATTCAAGGTAGCATGTTTAACGATAAAAGTCCTGTTACTTACGGCATTGAGCCTCTTCAAATGACACTTGAATTTGGTCTAATGTTTCAATTTGAAAGAGCAAATATATGGTATTCTGTTACCTTACAAAGTAAGGATGTAAAAAATGATCTTGTTGAGCGATATGCATGGGGTAGCTTAAAATTATCATGGATGATATAGAATTGAAAGCATAAACGTTCACTTAATTTATTAAACAATTCCCTCATTAGCCTAAATTAATTTCAGTTAAATGCCTATGAAAAAGATTTTAATAGTTGATGATAACCCTAGAGACTTAATTTCTTATACAGCCATTCTAAGTAATTGCAACGAAGAATATAAGGTTTTGACCACTGAAAATGGAAATAAAGGTATAGAAATAGCGACAGAAGAAAATCCAGATATCATCATTATTGATGTTAAATTACCTGATGTTGATGGCTTTAGAGTTTGTGGGATACTAAAAAATGATGCTTCTACAAGTCATATTCCGATTATAATGATATCCGCATATGGAACTAACACCAACAATAGACTTAATTCACTAAATGCCGGAGCTGAAAGTTTTTTGTCAAAACCTATTGATGCTGAGGAACTCCTGGGTCAATTAAAAGTTTTATTCCGTCTAAAGGAGATTGAGGATAATCTTAAAAAAGAAAGGAATAAATTTGAAAGGATAGCCCTATCAAAAACAAATAAATTAAAAGAAGTAAACAACTATTTAAACCTTCAAATACGAAGAATGCCAATTGGTTTGATTAGCTGGGACACAAATTTTAAAATTAAATCATGGAATCCGGCAGCCACGCAAATTTTCGGATATTCATCGAAAGAATCAATCGGAAAATCACCTTTAAACCTCATCCTACCTCCTGAATTTAAAAAACCGGTTAAGGCCATTTGGAAACGTCTAATGAGTGGTGACAAATCGGCCAATAGTATAAATAAAAATCTAACTAAAAGTGGTAAAACAATTATCTGCGAATGGACAAATACTCCTTTAACCAATGATATTGGAGAAGTAATAGGAGTTCTATCTATGGTAAAAGATATTACAGCCCAACACTTTCAAAACAAACTTGAAAATGCCATTACATCGCTAAATAAGAGTTTATTGTCCGCCCTTGGAAAAGATTTTTTAACACAATTCGTTCTACAATTAGCAAGTATTCTTGAGGCAGAGTTAACATTTATTGGCATATTAAACAAAGATCAAAAAGGAATTACAACGATTTCTGTAAGTAAAAATGGCTCAATCTCAAACAATTTCACCTATTTATTGAAAAACTCCCCTTGTGAAAAGGTTATAAATAACAAAATTTGTTCTTATGCTTCAAATGTAACTGTATTATTTCCATATGACGAAAGACTCAAGAATTTTAATATTCAAGGTTATGTGGGAGTACCCTTATGTGATAACCATGGAAATGTTGTAGGAATCGTAGTTGCATTGTTTCAAAATATCATTTCCGAAGTTGGGTTTTGTGAATCCATCATACAAATATTTGCACCAAGGGCAGCTGCAGAATTAGAGCGGATAAAGTTTGAAAAGGCCATTCATGATAGTGAGAAACAATTCAGGCGAACTGTTGAAGAATTCCCTTATCCATTAGCACTCACAAAAGGCAACAAATATGTATATCTAAACAGAAAATTTAGTTCTGTATTTGGTTATACTCTGAACGATATTCCTACTACAAATGATTGGTTTAAAATGGCTTATCCGAATAATGAATATAGAGAGCTCGTGAGAACATCCTGGAATCAAGCTGCTGAAGTCGCTATTGAGAATGGCACAGAAATTAAAACACAGGAATGGAAACTCTTTACAAAGGAAGGGATTGAAAAAACTTGCGAACATAATATGGTCCCATTAGGTGAAGAATCTCTCATAGTTCTGAACGATATTACTAAACGCAAAAGAGCAGAATTAATTCAGGTTATTTTATATCAAATTTCAAATGCTGCCAATACCTCGAATGATTTGACCGAATTTCTGGGTTTAATCAGACATCATCTTTCGAATGTATTAGATACCACTAATTTTTATGTGGCCTTTATTGACGAAGAAAAGAACCTTTTATATACCCCATTTGAGGTTGATGAAAAAGATAATATTAACACCTGGTCTGCTGAAAAATCTTTAACAGGTTACGTAATAAAAAACATCATTCCACTATTCATAACAAAGGAAGAAATACTTCAGATGCATCGGTCAGGTGAAATTGATATGATTGGAACAATCCCGGAAGTTTGGGTTGGGGTTCCTCTTATTCTTGACGATAAAGTTTTGGGGGCTTTTGTGGTTCAAAGTTATACTGACCCAAACGCTTACGACAGAAAAGATGTAAATTTACTTCAATTTATCTCTCACCAAATAAGCATTTCTATTCAAAGAATTAGACATGGTGAGGCACTTGAAAATGCCTTGGAAAAAGCAATAGAATCAGATCGCTTAAAATCGGTGTTTTTATCAACTATGTCGCATGAGTTGAGAACTCCATTAAATGCAATAATTGGATTTTCAGAACTAATTGACTCAACAACAGATACTCAGGATTTACTGAGATTTGCAAAAACCATCTTCAATAGTGGAACCCTCCTATTAGAACTTGTTGAAGGATTGTTCGATATTACGCTAATTGAAGCAGGTGAAATAAAGATTGATAAAAAAATTCATAATTTAAAATCTATCATTGATGATGTTGTCGAATTAATTAAGGCTGAACAGGTAAAAACTGATAAAAAAATGCTCTCTTTCGAGATAGGGGATTATCCATTTCATCGAGAAATGGCAATCTTTACTGACAATCAGAAACTCAAACAAATTCTGCTCAATTTATTAAAGAACGCATTAAAATTTACACATTTTGGCTCAATCAGACTTGATGTATCAATAGAAATAATTGAACAAAATACATTTATTAAATTCAAGGTAAGTGATACTGGTATTGGGATACCAAAAGACAAATTCAAACTCATATTTGATATTTTTAGACAAGCGGATGATACCCACACAAGAAAATATGGTGGAGCCGGAATAGGATTATCAGTAACCCAAAAGCTTACGTTGTTATTAGGCGGTAAAATTGATGTAGAGTCCGAGGTTGGTAAAGGAACTACCTTCACTGTATTAATTCCCACGATAACCATTAATACGAAACAAGAATCAATTGGTTTAGATAAAGATAATCTGGAGATGGTTTTTCCACAAAAATCAATTCTGATAGTAGAAGATGATCCTTCCAGCATGAATTTATTAAAAGTGCATCTAAGGAAATTAGATGTAAAAATATTGCATGCCAAGAATGGTAAGGAAGCTATTGACTTATTCTCCAAAAACAAACATCATATTGATCTGGTACTGATGGATATAAATATGCCGGTTATGAATGGGTTTGATGCTACACTTGTAATTAAAAAGAATTATCCGTTTGTTCCAATAATCGCTCAAACAGCTTATGCTATTGCCGGTGATCGTGAAAGAGCAATCGCATCAGGATGTGACGACTATATATCAAAACCAATAAACGGCACCAAGTTGGTTGAACTGATAAAAAAATACCTCTAACTTAATTCAGCGTAATTCAATCAAAATGGGCATTACTATTCACTATTCTATTTTGAAATGTTTCAATGTATGAGAGAAAAATAATTATTTTACCTTTGATGTCTAAATTAGTTGGAAATGCATGAATTATCAATTGCCATCAATATTATTGAAATTGTGAATGAAGAAGCGGCGAAAGCAAAAGCAAAGCGGGTTACGGATATTGAACTTGAAGTAGGCAGTTTATCAGGAATTGAGATTGAGGCACTTGAACTTGCCTTGGAAGTTTCGGTTAAAGAGACTATCATGCAACATGCAATACTAAAAATTGTTCGAAAACAAGCCATGGCTCATTGTAATAGTTGTAAATCCGACTTTAGTTGTGAATCATTATTCGACCCATGCCCTACTTGTAATGGATTTGATTATAAGGTTTTTCAAGGTCAGGAAATGA from Bacteroidota bacterium includes these protein-coding regions:
- a CDS encoding lipid A deacylase LpxR family protein, whose amino-acid sequence is MKNFFLSFIFLLIFNQSAAQKPFTKEIGIYTDNDSYISLFNDGYYTNGVTLFYKFIPKSQNTTFPKKIIEYNLGIKMYTPRKGTAPLITDQDRPFAGYLFGKAFVNYFYKNESFLKAGISLGIIGPSSGGGKIQNSVHKLLGMYEIKGWEYQIQDLLALNAHFLFSKKIFRICSERIDLQALTEVNLGTVETNGSIGFINRLSIFPVNKIYNSGLFGSLIDSRALKKSQRISEFFLFVKPMIHYRIYDATIQGSIFNDKSPVTFGIEPILYSLETGVIFQLYRVNLKYSVTFNGIEVLNDKVKRQTYGSIDISYIF
- a CDS encoding lipid A deacylase LpxR family protein; its protein translation is MKTKFLLIILFFTIIAQNLYSQKLFTREIGIQSDNDTYVSLSEDKYYTNGLMFFYRFIPKKVNPEITKQVIEFRIGNKMYTPSSANKPNPEDHDRPFAGYTFAQAQISKFYKNESMFRYGAQIGIMGPASGVGAFQELMHNFIGWYSVKGWEHQITNTIGLNVNVMYSMKLTNYLSKQADINLYSLANIGTIQTNIAFGFWNRISILQLNKTFESNIFGASIVQDRKIKSERKSDFFFFFKPQVEYHLYDASIQGSMFNDKSPVTYGIEPLQMTLEFGLMFQFERANIWYSVTLQSKDVKNDLVERYAWGSLKLSWMI
- a CDS encoding response regulator — its product is MKKILIVDDNPRDLISYTAILSNCNEEYKVLTTENGNKGIEIATEENPDIIIIDVKLPDVDGFRVCGILKNDASTSHIPIIMISAYGTNTNNRLNSLNAGAESFLSKPIDAEELLGQLKVLFRLKEIEDNLKKERNKFERIALSKTNKLKEVNNYLNLQIRRMPIGLISWDTNFKIKSWNPAATQIFGYSSKESIGKSPLNLILPPEFKKPVKAIWKRLMSGDKSANSINKNLTKSGKTIICEWTNTPLTNDIGEVIGVLSMVKDITAQHFQNKLENAITSLNKSLLSALGKDFLTQFVLQLASILEAELTFIGILNKDQKGITTISVSKNGSISNNFTYLLKNSPCEKVINNKICSYASNVTVLFPYDERLKNFNIQGYVGVPLCDNHGNVVGIVVALFQNIISEVGFCESIIQIFAPRAAAELERIKFEKAIHDSEKQFRRTVEEFPYPLALTKGNKYVYLNRKFSSVFGYTLNDIPTTNDWFKMAYPNNEYRELVRTSWNQAAEVAIENGTEIKTQEWKLFTKEGIEKTCEHNMVPLGEESLIVLNDITKRKRAELIQVILYQISNAANTSNDLTEFLGLIRHHLSNVLDTTNFYVAFIDEEKNLLYTPFEVDEKDNINTWSAEKSLTGYVIKNIIPLFITKEEILQMHRSGEIDMIGTIPEVWVGVPLILDDKVLGAFVVQSYTDPNAYDRKDVNLLQFISHQISISIQRIRHGEALENALEKAIESDRLKSVFLSTMSHELRTPLNAIIGFSELIDSTTDTQDLLRFAKTIFNSGTLLLELVEGLFDITLIEAGEIKIDKKIHNLKSIIDDVVELIKAEQVKTDKKMLSFEIGDYPFHREMAIFTDNQKLKQILLNLLKNALKFTHFGSIRLDVSIEIIEQNTFIKFKVSDTGIGIPKDKFKLIFDIFRQADDTHTRKYGGAGIGLSVTQKLTLLLGGKIDVESEVGKGTTFTVLIPTITINTKQESIGLDKDNLEMVFPQKSILIVEDDPSSMNLLKVHLRKLDVKILHAKNGKEAIDLFSKNKHHIDLVLMDINMPVMNGFDATLVIKKNYPFVPIIAQTAYAIAGDRERAIASGCDDYISKPINGTKLVELIKKYL
- the hypA gene encoding hydrogenase maturation nickel metallochaperone HypA — encoded protein: MHELSIAINIIEIVNEEAAKAKAKRVTDIELEVGSLSGIEIEALELALEVSVKETIMQHAILKIVRKQAMAHCNSCKSDFSCESLFDPCPTCNGFDYKVFQGQEMIVKSLAIE